A genome region from Streptomyces sp. S4.7 includes the following:
- a CDS encoding M50 family metallopeptidase has protein sequence MTAPADRVPTDRYRPALRPDVLVSDEFLLGARSVHLVKNPRSGKSYEVGVKEHFLMARMDGTRGLEELGAEYAAEYGKRLGDANWQRLLGMLGVRGLLEGGPAAPPAETAGTAATADEPAKRTLLRGTLPLVADADATADRLHRAVGFLLATPFMVPLLLLITAMEVVAVARLGELVDGASALFTNPVLLAGVAALLWFSTALHELAHGVVARRYGGQVAEIGLRWRLPVVIMYCTVDNYLYLRTRWHRIATAVAGAVMNLAVLLPFCAVWLFVPVDDATGEALAGLLLLGSVQALAMLVPFPPLDGYKIAAQLCGATALAASSREYVRLAVRRDPAAKAYPRRARTAYLGYTAGSLLALAGIVAAVVALVVHLVAD, from the coding sequence ATGACCGCTCCCGCGGACCGTGTCCCGACCGACCGGTACCGTCCGGCTCTGCGTCCCGACGTGCTGGTCAGCGACGAGTTCCTGCTCGGCGCCAGGAGCGTGCACCTCGTCAAGAACCCGCGGAGCGGCAAGTCGTACGAGGTCGGGGTCAAGGAACACTTCCTGATGGCGCGCATGGACGGTACGCGCGGTCTGGAGGAGCTGGGCGCGGAGTACGCGGCGGAGTACGGCAAGCGCCTCGGCGACGCCAACTGGCAGCGGCTGCTGGGCATGCTGGGGGTCCGGGGGCTGCTGGAGGGCGGCCCCGCGGCCCCGCCCGCCGAGACGGCCGGGACCGCCGCCACCGCCGACGAGCCGGCGAAGCGCACCCTGCTGCGTGGCACGCTCCCGCTGGTCGCCGACGCCGACGCGACGGCCGACCGGCTCCACCGCGCCGTCGGCTTCCTGCTCGCCACGCCCTTCATGGTCCCGCTGCTCCTGCTGATCACCGCCATGGAAGTGGTCGCGGTCGCGCGGCTCGGCGAACTCGTCGACGGCGCGTCGGCTCTCTTCACCAACCCGGTCCTGCTCGCCGGCGTCGCCGCGCTGCTCTGGTTCAGCACCGCGCTGCACGAGCTGGCCCACGGGGTGGTGGCGAGACGCTACGGCGGGCAGGTCGCCGAGATCGGACTGCGCTGGCGCCTGCCCGTCGTGATCATGTACTGCACGGTCGACAACTACCTGTATCTGCGAACGCGTTGGCACCGGATCGCGACCGCCGTCGCGGGCGCGGTGATGAATCTCGCCGTGCTGCTGCCGTTCTGCGCGGTCTGGCTCTTCGTGCCGGTGGACGACGCCACCGGCGAGGCGCTGGCCGGGCTGCTGCTCCTCGGCAGTGTGCAGGCGCTGGCCATGCTCGTACCGTTCCCGCCGCTCGACGGGTACAAGATCGCCGCGCAACTGTGCGGCGCGACCGCTCTGGCCGCGTCCAGCCGGGAGTACGTACGGCTGGCCGTGCGGCGCGATCCGGCGGCGAAGGCGTACCCGCGCCGGGCCCGTACCGCCTACCTCGGCTACACGGCGGGCTCGCTGCTCGCCCTCGCCGGCATCGTGGCGGCCGTCGTCGCGCTGGTCGTCCATCTCGTCGCCGACTGA
- a CDS encoding amidohydrolase: protein MTDAPNGDTLRASTPAPEPDSASVGPAAVPRETLRAALGLYLELHAHPELSGAETRTAARFAAQLEGDGATVTRGIGGHGVVGALRNGPGPTLLIRAELDALPIAERTGLAYASTVPGTMHACGHDLHLASAAGAFALLAAETDTWNGTLFVVGQPAEETLEGADAMLADGLYERFGIPDTVLAQHTAPLPAGTLAHGRGPMMAASAALDVVIHGRGGHAGTPQLTVDPVVTAAATVMRLQTVVSRETAPSDQVVLTVGSLRAGSRGNVVPDEAELSITVRAATDQALERAVEAARRIVRAECAASGCAEDPDITLASRSPALLPDPAATATVRAAHEREFGRHRVLDWPGSMATEDFPRFAVDGVRTAYWMVGTTSPRQWREAHSAARPVPPNHSAEFAPDVRTALPAGIAAMATAVRQLSKETR, encoded by the coding sequence ATGACCGACGCGCCGAACGGGGACACACTCCGAGCATCCACGCCCGCACCGGAACCGGATTCCGCGTCCGTCGGCCCCGCCGCCGTGCCGCGCGAGACCCTGCGGGCCGCCCTCGGGCTCTATCTCGAACTGCACGCCCACCCGGAGCTGTCCGGCGCCGAGACCAGGACCGCCGCACGCTTCGCCGCCCAACTGGAGGGCGACGGCGCCACCGTCACCCGCGGCATCGGGGGCCACGGCGTCGTCGGTGCCCTGCGCAACGGACCGGGACCGACCCTCCTGATCCGCGCCGAACTGGACGCCCTGCCGATCGCGGAACGCACCGGCCTGGCGTACGCGAGCACCGTGCCCGGCACCATGCACGCCTGCGGCCACGACCTCCATCTGGCGTCCGCCGCGGGCGCGTTCGCCCTGCTCGCGGCGGAGACGGACACCTGGAACGGGACCCTTTTCGTCGTCGGCCAGCCCGCCGAGGAGACCCTGGAGGGTGCGGACGCGATGCTCGCGGACGGTCTCTACGAGCGGTTCGGCATCCCCGACACCGTCCTCGCCCAGCACACCGCGCCCCTGCCCGCCGGGACCCTCGCGCACGGCCGGGGCCCGATGATGGCGGCGAGCGCCGCGCTGGACGTCGTCATCCACGGCCGCGGCGGCCACGCAGGCACCCCGCAGCTCACCGTGGACCCCGTCGTGACGGCCGCCGCGACCGTCATGCGCCTGCAGACGGTCGTCTCCCGCGAGACGGCGCCCTCCGACCAGGTCGTCCTGACCGTCGGCTCCCTGCGCGCGGGCAGCCGGGGCAACGTCGTCCCCGACGAGGCGGAGCTGAGCATCACCGTTCGCGCGGCGACCGACCAGGCCCTGGAGCGGGCCGTGGAAGCGGCGAGACGGATCGTACGGGCCGAGTGCGCCGCCTCCGGATGCGCCGAGGACCCCGACATCACGCTGGCCTCCCGCTCCCCGGCACTGCTTCCCGACCCGGCGGCCACGGCGACCGTACGCGCCGCCCACGAGCGGGAGTTCGGCAGACACCGGGTGCTGGACTGGCCGGGCTCCATGGCCACCGAGGACTTCCCGCGCTTCGCGGTCGACGGTGTGCGGACGGCATACTGGATGGTCGGTACGACATCGCCGCGGCAGTGGCGCGAGGCGCACTCCGCCGCCCGGCCGGTACCGCCCAACCACTCGGCCGAATTCGCCCCCGACGTGCGGACCGCCCTGCCGGCCGGTATCGCGGCCATGGCGACGGCCGTCAGGCAACTGTCCAAGGAGACACGGTGA
- a CDS encoding ABC transporter permease — translation MSAYSALSKAGYKAYTRDKTTLFFTFAFPLLFLIVFGLIFHGMTVEESGRPYINYIAPGVLSWGVANAAVFGVGFVIMQWRRDDLLRLIRMTPTPLPTILGSRYVLALAIGTVQAAMFVLVAMLPFFGLEPAGSWPLALPVLFLGITAFLAVGVIVGSFARTPEAVAAVANCLMVPMAFLSGSFFPLDAMPGWMRDLSLVLPLRYFNDGISAAITGDGGGGDILVACGGITAFAVVFGAIALKTFRWSDQS, via the coding sequence ATGAGCGCCTACTCCGCGCTGAGCAAGGCCGGTTACAAGGCGTACACGCGCGACAAGACCACCCTCTTCTTCACCTTCGCCTTCCCCCTCCTCTTCCTGATCGTCTTCGGCCTGATCTTCCACGGCATGACGGTCGAGGAGAGCGGGCGCCCCTACATCAACTACATCGCCCCCGGTGTGCTGTCGTGGGGTGTCGCCAACGCCGCCGTCTTCGGCGTCGGGTTCGTCATCATGCAGTGGCGCCGCGACGACCTCCTGCGGCTGATCCGGATGACGCCGACCCCGCTGCCGACGATCCTCGGCTCGCGCTACGTGCTGGCGCTCGCCATCGGCACCGTGCAGGCCGCGATGTTCGTGCTCGTCGCGATGCTGCCGTTCTTCGGTCTCGAACCGGCGGGCAGCTGGCCGCTGGCGCTGCCGGTGCTGTTCCTCGGCATCACCGCGTTCCTCGCGGTCGGCGTGATCGTCGGCTCGTTCGCGAGGACACCCGAGGCGGTCGCCGCCGTCGCCAACTGCCTGATGGTGCCGATGGCGTTCCTCTCCGGGTCCTTCTTCCCGCTCGACGCGATGCCCGGGTGGATGCGAGACCTGTCGCTGGTCCTGCCGCTGCGCTACTTCAACGACGGCATCTCCGCCGCCATCACCGGTGACGGGGGCGGCGGCGACATCCTGGTGGCCTGCGGCGGCATCACGGCCTTCGCCGTCGTCTTCGGCGCGATCGCGCTCAAGACCTTCCGCTGGAGCGACCAGTCATGA
- a CDS encoding thiazolylpeptide-type bacteriocin, which yields MAPKTVLATLADEILELESETFEISDYSDASEVVLAGSTSCSSTSTCSSTTSTTSCSA from the coding sequence ATGGCCCCGAAGACCGTTCTCGCCACCCTCGCCGACGAGATCCTGGAGCTCGAGTCGGAGACCTTCGAGATCTCGGACTACTCGGACGCGTCCGAGGTCGTCCTCGCCGGTTCCACGTCGTGCTCCTCGACGTCCACCTGCTCCAGCACCACCAGCACCACCTCCTGCTCCGCCTGA
- a CDS encoding ABC transporter ATP-binding protein, whose protein sequence is MTPTPADGSAGDSTEGPAVVLDTIHKRYGEKRAVDGISLTVPRGEFFGLLGPNGAGKTTLVEIMEGLRRPDSGSVTVLGRHPWPRDPELLPRLGVQTQASAFFVRLTAREHLETVAALYRADREAATRGLAAVGLAEQGDVRVDDLSGGQRQRLAIASALVHDPELIFLDEPTAALDPQARRALWQVLRALKGAGRTIVYTTHHLDEAEALCDRVAIVVDGRIVALDTPGKLVAASSSLTRLVVPADRLSLTDARAIPGVLRATEDGDSIVLETEDSGPVLSAVDALAGLHGVQTRTASLEDVYLELTGSPQAQGVL, encoded by the coding sequence ATGACCCCCACCCCCGCCGACGGCTCCGCCGGCGACTCCACCGAAGGACCCGCCGTCGTCCTCGACACGATCCACAAGCGGTACGGGGAGAAGCGGGCCGTCGACGGCATCTCGCTGACCGTCCCGCGCGGTGAGTTCTTCGGGCTGCTCGGCCCCAACGGGGCCGGCAAGACGACCCTCGTCGAGATCATGGAGGGCCTGCGCCGACCCGACTCGGGCTCGGTCACCGTCCTCGGCCGGCACCCCTGGCCGCGCGACCCCGAACTGCTGCCCCGGCTCGGCGTGCAGACGCAGGCGTCCGCCTTCTTCGTACGACTCACGGCGCGCGAGCACCTGGAGACGGTCGCCGCGCTCTACCGGGCCGACCGGGAGGCCGCGACGCGCGGACTCGCCGCCGTCGGCCTCGCCGAACAGGGCGACGTCCGCGTCGACGACCTCTCCGGCGGCCAGCGCCAGCGGCTGGCCATCGCGTCCGCGCTCGTCCACGACCCCGAGCTGATCTTCCTCGACGAGCCGACGGCCGCGCTCGACCCGCAGGCCCGCCGCGCGCTGTGGCAGGTGCTGCGCGCGCTCAAGGGCGCCGGGCGGACCATCGTCTACACCACCCACCACCTGGACGAGGCCGAGGCGCTCTGCGACCGCGTCGCGATCGTCGTCGACGGCAGGATCGTCGCGCTGGACACCCCGGGCAAGCTGGTCGCCGCCAGCAGCTCGCTCACCCGGCTGGTGGTCCCCGCCGACCGGCTCTCACTCACCGACGCGCGGGCCATCCCCGGTGTGCTGCGGGCCACCGAGGACGGCGACTCGATCGTGCTGGAGACCGAGGACTCGGGTCCGGTGCTGTCGGCGGTCGACGCGCTCGCCGGACTGCACGGCGTACAGACACGCACCGCCAGCCTGGAGGACGTGTACCTCGAACTGACCGGCAGCCCGCAGGCCCAGGGCGTGTTGTGA
- a CDS encoding lantibiotic dehydratase, producing the protein MSDQVYDSRDQDPRRAFMLRVAGLPIETVRALRCPASRRWADSVLAEDERLRAAGERVGDLLHDLVGRTGDGADAGPDEAADRRALLKLRREVFNNRLPQRPGEALALVAGRDAAAGEALSRWLLDRRDLAALRATGAELFAGESADARAALRAVAGEERLRKGLLLASPTLDAQIDAFVKGEGKPDKRRRKIERSLLSYLYRTVCKTSPFSTFTGVALGEFDESRDGSAGGDGFEVRFAEKWTGHARLNVVALGRLAECVIADPVRRADLPVAPASGWGRDDDRVRYVRRWITTGDDDTAVTFDAVKDRLFFLRRSGTLERLLDFFEENPALRYGELAAWLAEDAGAGAAEVEQYLAALLDLGMVQVPALRTAVHDTDPLRAFQRSLRELDRPWATGLADRLDEAVALTDRFAGAEPAERREVLAALRATLGDVQLELGAEKPRVPQTLLYEDAAAGRETSMDLGAWRELTAEPLGRVEGVLPAFDLTLPQRVTFRGFFLARYGQGGRCDDLLKLVHDFHEDFFDQYMTFTASRTTFDADGRYVPEVNWLGLPQLKAIDSARQMFIDKMRALWASGAEESDADIDLDAGFLADITAELAPAAPKFAPMSHHIQLADRPHDPLIVLNRSYGGLSFPFSRFTQCFEGLDTALLAAADQVRPPGAVFAEVTGGTVTSNLNLHGRLTEYEIVCPGESGTLPQEYRIHLDDLYIEHDETDDRLVLRSTRLGREVVPVYLGYLVPLALPELPRTLLLLSPTSMAPLNVWGGVPESAPVGGVTRRPRVRHGSVVLSRRSWSAPAAELPLHTPGTSDDEWFLGWHRFRRATGLPDRVFVTVSDTGARGATGAKPQYLDFDSALSLTAFEALLRTAEARVVFREMLPDEDGLHAVSDRGAHVAELAVETLAGAPERVPDIPELVSAELVSADSARRDAS; encoded by the coding sequence ATGTCTGACCAGGTTTACGATTCGCGGGACCAGGACCCGAGACGCGCGTTCATGCTGCGCGTCGCCGGGCTGCCGATCGAGACCGTGCGCGCCCTGCGCTGCCCGGCGAGCCGCCGCTGGGCGGACTCCGTGCTCGCCGAGGACGAGCGGCTGCGGGCGGCGGGGGAGCGCGTCGGCGATCTGCTGCACGATCTGGTCGGCCGCACCGGTGACGGCGCGGACGCCGGGCCCGACGAGGCCGCCGACCGGCGCGCGCTGCTGAAGCTGCGCCGCGAGGTGTTCAACAACCGGCTGCCGCAGCGGCCCGGCGAGGCCCTCGCGCTGGTCGCGGGGCGCGACGCGGCGGCGGGCGAGGCCCTGTCGCGGTGGCTGCTCGACCGCCGGGACCTGGCCGCGCTGCGGGCCACCGGCGCGGAGCTGTTCGCGGGCGAGAGCGCCGATGCGCGCGCCGCGCTGCGCGCCGTCGCGGGGGAGGAGCGGCTGCGCAAGGGGCTGCTGCTGGCCTCGCCGACGCTCGACGCGCAGATCGACGCGTTCGTGAAGGGGGAGGGCAAGCCCGACAAGCGCCGCAGGAAGATCGAGCGGTCGCTGCTGTCGTACCTCTACCGCACCGTCTGCAAGACCAGCCCGTTCTCCACGTTCACCGGGGTCGCGCTCGGTGAGTTCGACGAGTCCCGGGACGGCTCGGCCGGCGGGGACGGCTTCGAGGTGCGGTTCGCCGAGAAGTGGACCGGGCACGCGCGGCTCAACGTCGTCGCGCTGGGCCGCCTCGCCGAGTGCGTCATCGCCGATCCCGTACGCCGCGCCGATCTGCCCGTCGCCCCCGCGTCCGGCTGGGGCAGGGACGACGACCGGGTGCGTTACGTGCGCCGCTGGATCACCACCGGCGACGACGACACCGCCGTCACCTTCGACGCCGTGAAGGACCGGCTGTTCTTCCTGCGCCGCAGCGGCACCCTGGAGCGGCTGCTCGACTTCTTCGAGGAGAACCCGGCGCTGCGCTACGGCGAGCTGGCGGCATGGCTCGCCGAGGACGCCGGGGCGGGGGCGGCGGAGGTCGAGCAGTACCTCGCCGCGCTGCTGGACCTCGGCATGGTCCAAGTACCCGCGCTGCGCACGGCCGTTCACGACACCGACCCGCTGCGCGCCTTCCAGCGGTCGCTGCGCGAGCTGGACCGGCCGTGGGCCACCGGACTGGCGGACCGGCTGGACGAGGCCGTGGCGCTGACCGACCGGTTCGCGGGGGCGGAGCCCGCCGAGCGCCGTGAGGTGCTCGCCGCGCTCCGGGCCACGCTCGGCGACGTCCAGCTGGAACTGGGCGCCGAGAAGCCGCGGGTGCCGCAGACCCTGCTGTACGAGGACGCGGCGGCCGGGCGTGAGACGTCGATGGACCTCGGCGCCTGGCGCGAGCTGACGGCGGAGCCGCTCGGCCGGGTGGAGGGCGTACTGCCGGCCTTCGATCTGACACTGCCCCAGCGCGTCACGTTCAGGGGCTTCTTCCTCGCGAGGTACGGACAGGGCGGGCGCTGCGACGATCTCCTCAAGCTGGTGCACGACTTCCACGAGGACTTCTTCGACCAGTACATGACGTTCACCGCGAGCCGTACGACCTTCGACGCGGACGGCCGGTACGTACCCGAGGTGAACTGGCTCGGGCTGCCGCAGCTGAAGGCCATCGACTCGGCGCGGCAGATGTTCATCGACAAGATGCGCGCGCTCTGGGCCTCCGGGGCTGAGGAATCGGACGCCGACATCGATCTCGACGCCGGATTCCTCGCCGACATCACCGCGGAACTCGCCCCGGCCGCACCGAAGTTCGCGCCGATGAGCCACCACATCCAGCTCGCCGACCGCCCGCACGACCCGCTGATCGTCCTCAACCGCTCCTACGGCGGACTGTCCTTCCCCTTCAGCCGTTTCACCCAGTGCTTCGAAGGGCTCGACACCGCCCTGCTGGCCGCCGCGGACCAAGTGCGCCCGCCGGGCGCGGTGTTCGCCGAGGTCACCGGTGGCACGGTCACCAGCAACCTCAATCTGCACGGGCGGCTCACCGAGTACGAGATCGTCTGCCCCGGCGAGAGCGGCACGCTGCCGCAGGAGTACCGGATCCACCTCGACGACCTGTACATCGAGCACGATGAGACCGACGACCGGCTGGTGCTGCGCTCGACACGGCTCGGCCGCGAGGTCGTCCCCGTCTACCTCGGCTATCTCGTGCCGCTCGCCCTGCCCGAGCTGCCCCGCACCCTGCTGCTCCTCTCGCCGACCTCGATGGCCCCGCTCAACGTGTGGGGCGGGGTCCCGGAGAGCGCGCCGGTGGGCGGAGTCACCCGCAGGCCGAGGGTGCGGCACGGCAGCGTCGTACTGAGCAGGCGCAGCTGGAGCGCGCCCGCCGCCGAGCTCCCGCTGCACACGCCGGGGACGTCCGACGACGAGTGGTTCCTCGGCTGGCACCGCTTCCGGCGCGCGACCGGGCTGCCGGACCGGGTCTTCGTGACCGTCTCGGACACCGGGGCGCGCGGTGCGACGGGCGCCAAGCCGCAGTATCTGGACTTCGACAGCGCGCTCTCGCTCACCGCGTTCGAGGCGCTGCTCAGGACGGCCGAGGCCCGCGTGGTGTTCCGCGAGATGCTGCCGGACGAGGACGGGCTGCACGCCGTCTCCGACCGCGGCGCCCATGTCGCCGAACTGGCCGTCGAAACGCTGGCCGGGGCGCCCGAGCGTGTCCCGGACATTCCCGAACTCGTATCCGCGGAGCTCGTGTCCGCCGACTCCGCACGGAGGGACGCCTCATGA
- a CDS encoding lantibiotic dehydratase C-terminal domain-containing protein yields MTAPGPWQATHVFYAANPRPFLLQCVRPLVAELEAEGLIDNYFFMNYWLEGPHVRLRLKPVSEAAAPAVRARTEQAVDTFLAERPALYEVDSGFLNDFYNTLFEIEFPGSERGHYMDDKGRMNLRPNNSRSAEPYEPEYGKYGGPAGIELAEWHFRHSSDLVIEALRTKNLHLRTVLLGTSAQLMMVMSGTFLPEDRELTDYLESYYEFWHTAFPGTGFIGTVEYDKNYAAMAPGLTSHFARIRAAVGAGEPGRLPGFLAGWAEHCAELERRARKLTLDGDLVFRSWDGERDERVTDPAVALPLLLSPYMHMTNNRLHVTIRDEAYLSHVLGRTLRESVAPARSGTEPETEAEAVAAP; encoded by the coding sequence ATGACCGCCCCCGGCCCCTGGCAGGCCACGCACGTCTTCTACGCCGCCAACCCGCGGCCCTTCCTGCTCCAGTGCGTGCGTCCGCTCGTCGCCGAGCTGGAGGCGGAAGGCCTGATCGACAACTACTTCTTCATGAACTACTGGCTCGAAGGCCCGCACGTACGGCTGCGCCTCAAGCCCGTCAGCGAGGCGGCGGCCCCCGCCGTACGCGCCCGCACCGAGCAGGCCGTCGACACCTTCCTGGCCGAGCGCCCGGCGCTGTACGAGGTGGACTCCGGGTTCCTCAACGACTTCTACAACACGCTGTTCGAGATCGAGTTCCCCGGCAGCGAGCGCGGCCACTACATGGACGACAAGGGCCGGATGAATCTGCGCCCCAACAACTCGCGCAGCGCCGAGCCGTACGAGCCGGAGTACGGCAAGTACGGCGGCCCCGCCGGGATCGAGCTGGCCGAGTGGCACTTCAGGCACTCCAGCGATCTGGTCATCGAGGCCCTGCGCACCAAGAACCTCCACCTGCGGACCGTGCTGCTCGGCACGTCCGCGCAGCTGATGATGGTCATGTCGGGGACCTTCCTGCCCGAGGACCGTGAGCTGACCGACTACCTGGAGAGCTACTACGAGTTCTGGCACACGGCGTTCCCCGGCACGGGCTTCATCGGGACCGTCGAGTACGACAAGAACTACGCGGCGATGGCCCCCGGTCTCACCAGCCACTTCGCCCGTATCAGGGCGGCCGTCGGCGCCGGTGAGCCCGGCCGGCTGCCCGGCTTCCTGGCGGGCTGGGCCGAGCACTGCGCCGAACTGGAGCGCCGCGCACGGAAGCTGACCCTCGACGGCGACCTGGTGTTCCGGTCCTGGGACGGGGAGCGGGACGAGCGGGTGACGGACCCGGCGGTCGCGCTGCCGCTGCTGCTGTCCCCGTACATGCACATGACCAACAACCGGCTGCACGTCACCATCCGCGACGAGGCGTATCTCTCGCACGTACTGGGCCGGACGCTGCGGGAGTCCGTCGCACCGGCCAGGTCCGGGACGGAGCCCGAGACGGAGGCGGAGGCGGTGGCCGCGCCATGA
- a CDS encoding TOMM precursor leader peptide-binding protein — MTTGTATGTAAGEEAGAAVAPADGSPLERGRAHLQHALDVRFEAAASTASAEGALPAPLVVPLGAADVLGFGLPDPYAAVRPRANVQLTARAVLVGPWGTEAGTACGQCLAIRWQRLRSRSEREALELGHEPRGCADWPLLTDYTVDAVWAAYLAVRTGEFTPPATGAPDRELPQVTRIDLGTLALATFPLLPEPICPSCVPERPDTAESARMRLTAKPKPDPDGYRLHPLGSYPLPTAALANPVCGALGSDTWINPTSTTTAPVAGTNFVRGYAGLNDVTWSGQANSYSTSRTLAFLEGLERYAGTHRRRGTSPVVDSYNNLAADALDPADRGFYSDATYEKDHLVSPFDPDRPIPWVWGHSLRDERPILVPARLAHYSAGVEADNFVFECSNGCATGGSLEEAILFGLLELIERDAFLLAWYGRARLTEIDLGSCGSGTIRTMLDRAALHGYDVHAFDTRMDLAVPVVTALAVRRDGGLGTLSFSAAAGFDPEGTVDAALSEVLTYIPHLPYQVAEREGELRDMAGDFRKVLHLKDHAQLYGLPEMARHAREYLEPTAVRTLGETYADWAPVRPRTGDLLDDLRLLRDQLAGAGYDVIAVDQTTPEQRRMGLHTVSTLVPGLLPLDFGWTRQRALLMPRLRTALRVAGRRTDDLPESDIKAVPHPFP; from the coding sequence ATGACGACGGGGACGGCCACGGGAACAGCCGCGGGGGAGGAGGCGGGGGCGGCTGTGGCCCCCGCCGACGGCAGCCCTCTGGAGCGCGGCCGCGCTCACCTCCAACACGCCCTGGACGTACGGTTCGAGGCCGCCGCGTCCACCGCGTCCGCCGAAGGAGCTCTGCCCGCACCGCTCGTGGTGCCGCTCGGCGCCGCCGACGTCCTCGGCTTCGGGCTCCCCGACCCGTACGCCGCCGTACGCCCCCGGGCCAATGTCCAGCTCACCGCGCGCGCCGTCCTCGTCGGGCCGTGGGGCACCGAGGCGGGCACCGCCTGCGGCCAGTGCCTCGCCATCCGCTGGCAGCGGCTGCGCAGCCGCTCCGAGCGCGAGGCGCTGGAACTGGGCCACGAACCGCGCGGCTGCGCCGACTGGCCGCTGCTCACCGACTACACCGTGGACGCGGTCTGGGCGGCGTATCTCGCCGTCCGCACGGGGGAGTTCACCCCGCCCGCCACCGGCGCCCCCGACCGGGAGCTGCCGCAGGTCACCCGGATCGACCTCGGCACGCTCGCCCTGGCGACGTTCCCGCTGCTGCCCGAACCGATCTGCCCCTCCTGCGTCCCCGAGCGCCCGGACACCGCCGAGTCCGCCCGCATGCGGCTGACGGCCAAGCCCAAGCCGGACCCGGACGGCTACCGGCTGCACCCGCTCGGCTCGTACCCGCTGCCGACCGCCGCGCTCGCCAACCCCGTCTGCGGCGCGCTCGGTTCGGACACCTGGATCAACCCGACGTCCACCACGACCGCCCCCGTCGCGGGCACCAATTTCGTACGGGGCTACGCCGGTCTCAACGACGTCACCTGGAGCGGCCAGGCCAACAGCTACTCCACCAGCCGGACCCTGGCCTTCCTGGAAGGGCTTGAGCGGTACGCGGGCACCCACCGCCGCCGCGGCACGAGCCCGGTCGTCGACTCGTACAACAACCTCGCGGCCGACGCGCTCGACCCGGCGGACCGCGGCTTCTACTCGGACGCCACGTACGAGAAGGACCACCTGGTCAGCCCGTTCGACCCGGACCGGCCGATCCCCTGGGTGTGGGGCCACTCACTGCGCGACGAACGCCCGATCCTCGTCCCCGCGCGTCTGGCGCACTACAGCGCGGGCGTCGAGGCCGACAACTTCGTCTTCGAGTGCTCCAACGGCTGCGCCACCGGCGGGAGTCTGGAGGAGGCGATCCTCTTCGGCCTGCTGGAGCTGATCGAACGCGACGCGTTCCTGCTCGCCTGGTACGGCCGCGCCAGGCTCACCGAGATCGACCTCGGCTCGTGCGGCAGCGGCACGATCCGCACGATGCTGGACCGGGCCGCGCTGCACGGGTACGACGTGCACGCCTTCGACACCCGGATGGATCTCGCCGTGCCCGTGGTCACGGCCCTCGCCGTGCGGCGCGACGGCGGGCTCGGCACCCTGTCCTTCAGCGCCGCCGCCGGCTTCGACCCGGAGGGCACGGTCGACGCCGCGCTGTCCGAAGTCCTCACCTACATACCGCACCTGCCCTACCAGGTCGCCGAACGCGAGGGCGAGCTGCGCGACATGGCGGGCGACTTCCGCAAGGTGCTGCATCTCAAGGACCACGCGCAGCTCTACGGCCTGCCGGAGATGGCGCGGCACGCGCGTGAGTACCTGGAGCCGACCGCCGTGCGCACGCTCGGTGAGACGTACGCCGACTGGGCCCCGGTCCGGCCGCGCACCGGCGATCTGCTGGACGATCTGCGGCTGCTGCGCGATCAGTTGGCGGGCGCGGGGTACGACGTGATCGCCGTGGACCAGACGACGCCGGAGCAGCGGCGGATGGGGCTGCACACGGTCAGCACACTCGTGCCCGGTCTGCTGCCGCTGGACTTCGGGTGGACGCGGCAGCGCGCCCTGCTGATGCCGAGACTGCGGACGGCGCTGCGGGTGGCCGGACGGCGTACGGACGACCTGCCGGAGTCGGACATCAAGGCGGTTCCGCATCCGTTCCCGTAG